A genomic segment from Bacillus cereus G9842 encodes:
- a CDS encoding sensor histidine kinase: MIILNLSNLVKKDIYILVLMILTVPLVGEIKSFPLNETFRMSFGAPTFFFFLLLFRRFPAFLPGFLTAIVVVVFRISMDVIIKENMDWLAAFHTHYPSFFFYFTYSYLFHLAKIKRFYHQPLMIGFIGCMIEILSDCVELMIQYFVLKTSITSEAINEIIVIACSHSFIVLSFFNMMKLYEAQSRERHIKKQNEHMLMLISNLYEDAVHLKKTLQDAENITKKSYDLYKTLDSFEHKQMDFQFEDLRQQALQIAGEVHDVKKDNQRIFAGLSKLISDESFTDYMSVHELVNIIIRANTKYAQLLEKDIQFVYKIDGVHPHYHIYTILSIINNIVTNAVEAIQGMGTITIDINKDHHFVEFQIGDNGPGISSKYKDSIFEPGFTSKYDDLGNPSTGIGLSYVKEMVAQLEGDVTLGDRTEGKGSIFIIRLGIDHIISKG; this comes from the coding sequence GTGATTATTTTGAATCTTAGTAATTTAGTAAAAAAAGACATCTATATTCTCGTTTTAATGATACTTACAGTACCCTTAGTAGGTGAAATAAAGTCATTTCCCTTAAATGAAACATTTAGAATGAGCTTTGGTGCACCAACATTTTTCTTTTTTTTATTATTGTTTCGACGATTTCCAGCATTTTTACCGGGTTTTTTAACAGCGATAGTCGTGGTAGTATTTCGTATCTCAATGGATGTCATTATAAAGGAAAATATGGATTGGCTAGCCGCTTTTCATACTCACTATCCTAGTTTTTTCTTTTATTTTACTTATTCGTATCTCTTTCATTTAGCAAAAATCAAACGTTTTTATCATCAACCACTAATGATTGGTTTTATTGGTTGCATGATTGAAATACTGTCAGACTGTGTGGAATTAATGATTCAATATTTCGTATTAAAAACATCGATCACATCCGAGGCAATAAATGAGATCATTGTTATCGCATGTTCCCATAGTTTTATAGTTCTAAGCTTTTTCAATATGATGAAATTGTATGAAGCACAATCAAGGGAGCGACATATAAAGAAACAAAATGAACATATGCTCATGCTCATCTCTAATTTATATGAAGATGCTGTTCATTTAAAAAAAACATTACAAGATGCTGAGAATATAACAAAAAAATCCTATGATTTATATAAAACTTTAGACTCTTTTGAGCATAAACAGATGGATTTTCAGTTTGAGGATTTAAGGCAACAGGCATTACAAATTGCTGGTGAGGTCCATGACGTTAAAAAGGATAACCAACGTATTTTTGCGGGACTTTCAAAACTAATTTCTGATGAAAGTTTTACAGATTATATGTCTGTACATGAACTAGTAAATATCATTATACGGGCAAATACGAAATATGCACAGTTGTTAGAGAAAGATATCCAATTTGTGTATAAAATTGATGGTGTGCATCCTCATTATCATATTTATACAATCTTATCTATTATAAATAATATCGTTACAAACGCTGTAGAAGCTATCCAAGGTATGGGAACCATCACAATTGACATTAATAAAGACCACCATTTTGTTGAATTTCAAATAGGCGATAATGGTCCTGGTATTTCTTCAAAATATAAAGATTCAATTTTTGAGCCTGGGTTTACTTCTAAATATGATGATTTAGGCAATCCATCGACAGGTATCGGATTATCGTATGTTAAAGAAATGGTCGCACAACTTGAAGGTGATGTTACGCTTGGGGACAGAACCGAAGGAAAAGGATCAATTTTTATAATTAGATTAGGGATTGATCATATAATTTCGAAAGGGTGA
- a CDS encoding response regulator, which produces MYFYIVDDEKAVRSMLAQIIEDEDLGEVIGEAEDGLSLEQQMVILKNIDILFIDLLMPNQDGIKTIRQIKPSFKGKIIMVSQVESKELIAEAYSLGVEYYIIKPINRIEVLTVVRKVIERIRLEKSIKNIQESLNMVLKLDSNSSVQEKYRNEKHLNTFNHFQNSIHFLLSELGIASESGSKDLMDMLDYLYKYEQDNTLEQGFPSLKEIFMNLAQKKLGDSAEDAELKRFIEASKQRIRRAIYQSLNHLASLGLTDFLNPKFENYASRFFDFTTVRRKMTELNNEPTLPARIDTKKFIQVLYFEAKRIHLELR; this is translated from the coding sequence ATGTATTTTTATATAGTAGATGATGAAAAAGCGGTTCGCTCAATGTTGGCTCAAATTATCGAGGATGAAGATCTTGGGGAGGTTATAGGAGAAGCTGAGGATGGTTTATCTTTAGAGCAACAAATGGTAATCCTTAAAAATATAGACATTTTATTTATCGATTTGTTAATGCCGAATCAAGATGGAATAAAAACAATTCGTCAAATAAAGCCTTCGTTTAAAGGGAAAATCATCATGGTCTCTCAAGTAGAATCAAAAGAATTAATTGCTGAAGCTTATTCGCTTGGTGTTGAATACTATATTATTAAGCCAATTAACCGGATTGAAGTATTAACAGTTGTTCGGAAAGTCATTGAACGAATTCGTTTGGAAAAATCAATAAAAAACATTCAAGAATCGCTTAATATGGTACTAAAATTGGATAGTAATTCAAGTGTGCAAGAAAAATACCGTAATGAAAAACATTTAAATACTTTCAATCATTTTCAAAATTCCATTCATTTTCTTTTGTCTGAATTAGGAATAGCCAGTGAAAGTGGAAGTAAAGATTTAATGGATATGCTAGATTATTTATATAAATATGAACAAGATAACACGTTGGAACAAGGCTTTCCCTCACTAAAAGAGATTTTTATGAATTTGGCTCAAAAAAAACTTGGGGATTCAGCTGAAGATGCCGAATTAAAAAGGTTCATAGAAGCTTCCAAACAACGGATTCGGAGAGCTATTTATCAATCATTAAACCATTTAGCATCCCTTGGACTTACTGATTTTTTAAACCCGAAGTTCGAAAATTATGCTTCTAGATTTTTTGATTTTACTACCGTAAGGAGAAAGATGACAGAATTGAATAATGAACCAACATTACCTGCTCGTATTGATACGAAAAAATTTATTCAAGTTCTTTATTTTGAAGCAAAACGAATACACCTGGAGTTAAGATGA
- a CDS encoding spore germination protein, with translation MITKLKDRITTSQAVVIIVNYILGTGILTLPRASVEKVKTPDVWISVILGGILAMVSGVIMVKLSQQFPEKTFYQYSQDIVGKWIGRLLSFLIIGYFLTTSAFQIRSMAEVISFFLLEGTPTWAIVMPFMWIGLYLIMSGINSIARMFEIIFPITVFIFLIISFMSIGIFEIDNLRPVLGLGIKPVLDGIKTTSLAYTGPEIMLILLVFMEQRNKAVKAILVGISIPLIFYVITVVMVIGALSIDGVVTRTWPTIDLMRSFEISGLIFERFESLLLVIWIMQIFATYTISYYAAALGLAQLFKKSIHPFIFALIPIIYIIAMTSKNINDLLKLGDMLGNAALFLFGLLPLLLLIITRLKGGVV, from the coding sequence GTGATTACTAAACTTAAAGACCGAATAACAACTTCACAGGCAGTTGTTATTATTGTAAATTACATACTTGGGACAGGAATTCTCACTCTGCCTAGAGCATCTGTGGAAAAAGTGAAAACACCAGATGTATGGATAAGTGTGATATTAGGTGGAATACTGGCAATGGTTTCAGGAGTAATTATGGTCAAATTAAGTCAGCAGTTTCCAGAAAAAACATTTTACCAATACAGTCAAGATATTGTAGGGAAATGGATAGGCAGGTTGCTTAGTTTTCTTATTATAGGGTATTTTCTTACAACTTCAGCATTTCAAATTCGTTCAATGGCAGAAGTAATAAGCTTTTTTTTGCTCGAAGGAACCCCCACATGGGCTATTGTTATGCCTTTTATGTGGATAGGTCTCTATTTGATTATGAGTGGTATTAATTCAATTGCACGGATGTTTGAAATAATATTTCCTATTACTGTTTTTATTTTTTTAATCATTTCCTTTATGAGCATCGGAATATTCGAGATAGATAATCTCCGTCCCGTATTAGGTTTGGGAATTAAACCAGTATTAGATGGGATAAAAACAACGTCTCTCGCATATACAGGTCCTGAAATTATGTTAATTCTTTTGGTATTTATGGAACAACGAAATAAAGCAGTAAAAGCTATTTTAGTTGGAATTTCTATTCCGTTAATCTTTTATGTAATAACTGTTGTAATGGTCATTGGTGCATTATCAATTGATGGGGTTGTAACAAGAACATGGCCGACAATTGACCTTATGCGCAGTTTTGAAATTTCTGGATTGATATTTGAACGTTTTGAATCTTTACTGCTTGTAATATGGATTATGCAAATATTTGCTACCTATACGATTAGTTATTATGCAGCTGCATTAGGATTAGCGCAACTCTTTAAAAAGAGTATTCATCCGTTTATTTTTGCTTTGATTCCAATCATTTACATCATTGCTATGACTTCGAAAAATATAAATGACTTGCTTAAATTGGGGGATATGCTCGGTAATGCTGCTTTATTTTTATTTGGTTTACTGCCACTGCTTCTTCTTATTATTACGCGATTAAAAGGAGGAGTAGTGTGA
- the glsA gene encoding glutaminase GlsA, translating into MIKDSSVQVEGQEKVCLDQWVAHYRAYAAKGRSASYIPALGEINVSQLGICIVKPDGTMIKSGDWEIPFTLQSISKVIGFIAACLSRGISYVLERVDVEPTGDAFNSIIRLEIHKPGKPFNPMINAGAITIASLLPGTSVQEKLESLYVLIEKMIEKRPAINEIVFQSEWETAHRNRALAYYLKENGFLESDVEETLEVYLKQCSIEINTEDIALIGLILAHDGYHPIRKEQVLPKEVARLTKALMLTCGMYNASGKFAAFIGLPAKSGVSGGIMTLVPSKSRKDLSFQDGCGIGIYGPAIDEYGNSLPGIMLLEHIAKEWDLSIF; encoded by the coding sequence ATGATAAAGGATTCTAGCGTTCAAGTTGAGGGGCAAGAAAAAGTTTGCTTAGATCAATGGGTAGCTCATTATCGAGCGTATGCAGCTAAGGGACGAAGCGCCAGTTATATTCCCGCTCTGGGGGAAATAAATGTATCGCAGTTAGGTATTTGTATAGTAAAGCCAGATGGAACAATGATAAAATCAGGAGATTGGGAGATACCTTTCACATTACAAAGTATATCAAAAGTAATCGGTTTTATAGCCGCTTGTTTAAGTCGCGGTATTTCTTATGTATTAGAACGAGTTGACGTAGAGCCAACTGGAGATGCCTTTAATTCAATTATTCGTTTAGAGATACATAAACCAGGAAAACCTTTTAATCCTATGATCAATGCTGGAGCGATTACGATAGCTTCACTTTTGCCAGGGACATCGGTGCAAGAAAAATTAGAATCTCTATACGTATTAATTGAAAAAATGATAGAGAAGCGTCCCGCTATTAATGAAATAGTATTTCAATCAGAATGGGAAACGGCTCATCGTAATAGAGCATTAGCATACTATTTAAAGGAGAATGGTTTTCTAGAATCAGATGTGGAGGAGACACTAGAGGTTTACTTAAAACAATGTTCGATTGAAATAAATACAGAAGATATTGCCTTAATAGGGCTTATACTAGCACATGATGGATATCATCCTATTCGCAAAGAACAAGTGCTCCCTAAAGAAGTAGCTAGGTTAACAAAAGCTTTAATGCTTACTTGTGGAATGTACAACGCTTCTGGAAAATTTGCTGCTTTCATTGGATTACCAGCTAAGAGTGGGGTATCCGGCGGAATTATGACACTTGTTCCCTCAAAATCTAGGAAGGATTTATCGTTTCAAGATGGATGTGGTATTGGTATTTACGGACCAGCCATTGATGAGTATGGGAATAGTTTACCAGGAATTATGTTGTTAGAACATATTGCAAAAGAATGGGATTTAAGTATATTTTAA
- a CDS encoding Ger(x)C family spore germination protein: MKNKFNYMRFYFALLWTLLLLFLTGCWSSKEVEELSLTAGIALDKGKNSTIEKEDEEGGYPKRNLITATYQIVSSQAQSKGNGQQKRYINVSETGDSIHQIVREFSLKRESTMFSPHLKNIVISDSLVRTYSLEQLLEQYLRDNEVRLSCMLLISKGLAKEVLESNKKGEIPAFRLSGIADNRNRTTRILPPVSLAKLEGKMRSGSSFLLQNVISIKGETKFAGAAVIKGKTKKLMGFLNEQELEGVVWINGKRNGGVVKTFDKESKKLIIYEIKSIKSKIIPHVNGNNISFDVNIESEGRLSENWMQSGKDFENEFLKKEEKAIEKEVKHLVHHVTKKIQKEYQVDIAGFGNQLRIKHPRTWEKVKKDWDQTFSKVPIKYHINVTIQDYGASSLKR; the protein is encoded by the coding sequence GTGAAAAATAAATTTAATTATATGCGGTTCTATTTTGCTTTGTTATGGACGCTTTTGCTTCTGTTTTTAACAGGATGTTGGAGCAGTAAAGAAGTAGAAGAGTTGAGTTTAACTGCAGGTATAGCACTAGATAAAGGGAAGAATTCAACAATTGAGAAAGAAGATGAGGAAGGAGGTTATCCTAAAAGAAATCTTATAACAGCTACTTATCAAATTGTTAGTTCGCAAGCACAAAGTAAAGGAAATGGACAACAAAAACGTTATATTAATGTTTCTGAGACAGGTGATTCCATTCATCAAATTGTTCGTGAGTTTTCATTGAAAAGAGAGAGCACAATGTTCAGCCCACATTTAAAAAACATTGTTATTAGTGATAGTCTTGTACGTACATACAGTTTAGAACAATTACTTGAACAGTATCTCCGTGACAATGAAGTTCGGCTTAGCTGTATGCTCTTAATTAGCAAGGGGCTAGCGAAGGAGGTACTGGAATCAAACAAAAAAGGAGAAATTCCAGCATTTCGTTTGTCTGGAATTGCAGATAATAGAAATAGAACAACAAGGATTTTACCTCCTGTATCGCTCGCTAAATTGGAAGGAAAGATGCGGTCAGGGTCCAGTTTTCTTTTGCAAAATGTAATCTCGATAAAAGGGGAAACAAAATTTGCAGGAGCTGCTGTAATTAAAGGGAAGACAAAAAAGTTGATGGGCTTTTTAAATGAACAGGAATTGGAAGGAGTAGTATGGATAAACGGAAAAAGGAATGGTGGTGTGGTAAAAACTTTTGATAAAGAATCAAAGAAACTCATTATATACGAAATAAAGTCAATAAAAAGCAAAATCATACCACATGTTAACGGAAATAATATTTCCTTTGATGTAAACATTGAATCAGAAGGGCGTTTGTCTGAAAATTGGATGCAATCAGGAAAAGATTTTGAAAATGAATTTTTAAAAAAGGAAGAAAAAGCTATTGAAAAAGAAGTAAAGCACTTAGTACATCATGTTACAAAAAAAATACAAAAAGAATATCAAGTCGATATTGCGGGTTTTGGCAACCAATTAAGAATTAAACACCCGAGAACATGGGAGAAAGTCAAAAAAGATTGGGATCAAACATTTAGTAAAGTACCGATTAAATATCATATAAATGTAACTATACAAGATTATGGAGCGTCAAGTTTAAAACGATGA
- a CDS encoding excinuclease ABC subunit C — protein MSELHFMSIEELDNKLKKSDSGIYFIKDYNDNIIYVGKAFSIKSRVLAHFNSYSNIEEYVHLFNKVAYLIEDSLLKRSLLQVTYMIKYKPVLNKEVQKEFPELYTQYIKQTNKKSMLLEIDEAKEKGEELKNKLVKLVGGKTMFYDIISLLNNGYNYHVLAKVLSIELQTLIIIKEHRNKFPIPHNYKRTIKHQDIMYALSGKKNLSTSRLNT, from the coding sequence ATGAGTGAATTGCATTTTATGAGTATAGAAGAATTGGATAATAAATTGAAAAAATCTGACAGTGGTATTTATTTCATTAAAGATTATAATGACAATATTATTTATGTAGGCAAGGCTTTTAGTATAAAAAGTAGAGTATTAGCTCATTTTAATAGTTATTCCAATATTGAGGAATATGTACATTTATTTAATAAAGTAGCGTATCTCATTGAAGATAGTTTGTTAAAACGCTCATTGTTACAAGTTACTTATATGATTAAATATAAACCAGTATTAAACAAAGAAGTACAAAAAGAATTCCCAGAGTTGTATACTCAATACATTAAGCAGACAAATAAAAAATCTATGTTGTTAGAAATTGATGAAGCTAAAGAAAAAGGGGAGGAGTTAAAGAATAAATTAGTAAAATTAGTGGGTGGAAAAACTATGTTTTATGACATAATTTCTCTGTTAAACAATGGATATAACTATCATGTTCTCGCAAAAGTATTGAGCATAGAACTTCAAACTTTAATTATAATAAAAGAACACCGAAATAAATTCCCGATACCACATAATTATAAGAGGACAATAAAACATCAAGATATAATGTATGCTTTATCTGGAAAAAAGAATTTAAGTACTTCAAGGTTAAACACTTAA
- a CDS encoding amino acid permease translates to MSNLLKKKSVTQLLEHNQSKTLTKTLGAFDLIMLGVGSIVGTGVLVLTGLVAARDAGPAVIFSFVLAAIICGFIALCYAEIASTLPASGSVYTYSYATIGEFVAHLVGWSLLLIYIVATAAVAAGWTGYFHNLIKGFGLEIPKALVTIPSHGGIVNLPAVIITLILAWMLSRGTRESKRINNIMVLIKIGMILLFITVGIFYVKPMNWIPIAPYGLSGVFTGGAAILFAFTGFDILATSAEEVKDPKRNLPIGIIASLIICTIIYVIVCLVITGMVSYKELNVPEAMAYVMEVVGQEKVAGAIAAGAVIGLMAVIFSNMYAATRVFFAMSRDGLLPKSFAKVNKKTGAPTFITGLAGIGSSIIAGFIDLKELVNLVNIGSLVTFALVCLSVIILRKSHPNLKRGFMVPFVPVLPCVAIVCCVFLMLNLPLRTWVYFSIWITIGVVIYFLYSIKHSNLNEETISKLHDKIAR, encoded by the coding sequence ATGAGTAATTTACTAAAAAAGAAATCCGTTACACAATTGTTAGAGCATAATCAAAGCAAGACTTTAACGAAAACATTAGGAGCATTTGATTTAATTATGTTAGGGGTAGGCTCGATAGTTGGAACGGGGGTTCTTGTGTTAACTGGATTAGTAGCAGCAAGAGATGCTGGTCCAGCAGTTATTTTTTCATTTGTACTTGCAGCAATTATATGCGGATTTATAGCATTATGTTACGCAGAAATTGCTTCCACACTCCCGGCGTCTGGTAGTGTATATACGTACTCATATGCAACAATTGGTGAGTTTGTTGCTCATCTAGTAGGTTGGTCATTGCTGTTAATATATATTGTGGCAACAGCGGCTGTCGCTGCTGGATGGACAGGCTATTTCCACAATTTAATAAAAGGGTTTGGATTAGAGATACCTAAAGCTCTAGTAACGATCCCTTCACATGGTGGTATTGTGAATCTACCAGCAGTAATCATTACATTGATATTAGCATGGATGTTATCCCGTGGTACGAGGGAAAGTAAACGAATCAATAATATAATGGTATTGATTAAAATTGGTATGATTTTGTTGTTTATTACAGTTGGTATATTCTATGTAAAACCAATGAACTGGATACCAATTGCACCATACGGTTTAAGTGGGGTTTTTACGGGGGGAGCAGCTATTTTATTCGCTTTCACAGGTTTTGATATATTAGCAACTTCAGCAGAAGAAGTAAAAGATCCGAAGCGTAATCTTCCCATCGGTATTATTGCATCATTAATCATATGTACAATTATTTATGTTATCGTATGCCTTGTTATAACAGGAATGGTTTCCTATAAAGAATTAAATGTCCCTGAGGCAATGGCTTATGTAATGGAAGTGGTAGGACAAGAAAAAGTCGCTGGTGCAATTGCTGCAGGTGCTGTAATTGGCCTTATGGCTGTTATTTTTTCCAATATGTATGCAGCAACACGAGTATTCTTTGCAATGAGTCGTGATGGATTGTTACCGAAATCATTTGCGAAAGTTAATAAGAAAACTGGAGCACCCACTTTTATAACTGGATTGGCAGGAATAGGGAGCTCTATAATAGCTGGGTTTATTGATTTGAAAGAATTAGTTAATTTAGTTAATATCGGTAGTTTGGTGACGTTTGCGTTAGTTTGTCTATCAGTTATTATTCTACGTAAATCACACCCAAATTTAAAACGTGGATTTATGGTACCTTTTGTACCTGTATTACCATGCGTTGCAATTGTATGCTGTGTGTTTTTAATGCTAAATTTACCGTTAAGGACATGGGTGTACTTTAGTATTTGGATTACTATTGGGGTAGTAATATATTTCCTTTATTCGATAAAACACAGTAATTTAAATGAGGAAACGATCTCGAAATTACATGATAAAATTGCGAGATAA
- a CDS encoding alanine/glycine:cation symporter family protein produces the protein MERFFVELVGSTNDFLWSKLLIIMLVICGIYFTFKLNFVQFRMLKEMVRVLMEGKSGSKDQISPFQAFCIGMAARVGTGNITGIAIAIALGGPGAVFWMWIISIISSASSFVESTLAQIYKVKDKTGFRGGPSYYMEKGLNKRWMGVLFSILITITFGLVFNSVQSNTVTIAFQNSFGTDRLTVGIIMAIAFAAIIFGGVQRIAKMAEYKVVFLAVLYIGVALFVVVTNISKMPEVLSLIVQNAFGFKQIAGGSIGAALMNGVKRGLFSNEAGMGSAPNVAATATTSHPVKQGLIQAFGVLTDTLIICTSTAFIILLSDAYKQPGLNGIALTQAALSEHIGPWASGCLAIFVFLFGFGALIGNYYYGETNIRFLHTSKVWLMIYRISVLAMIVFGSVAKIQIVWDLADLFMGFMVIINLIAITLLSKVAFAALQDYINQKKAGKDPIFYKENIKGLENIECWDSYEKTSKKKSV, from the coding sequence ATGGAAAGGTTTTTTGTAGAGTTAGTCGGATCAACAAATGATTTTTTATGGTCTAAATTGTTAATTATTATGCTTGTTATTTGCGGAATTTATTTTACATTTAAATTGAATTTTGTACAGTTTCGAATGTTAAAAGAGATGGTCCGTGTATTAATGGAGGGGAAAAGTGGTTCTAAAGATCAAATCTCTCCTTTTCAAGCGTTTTGTATTGGTATGGCAGCCCGCGTTGGGACAGGGAATATTACAGGAATTGCGATTGCAATTGCATTAGGTGGTCCTGGAGCTGTATTTTGGATGTGGATTATTTCTATTATTAGCTCGGCATCTAGTTTTGTCGAAAGCACATTAGCACAGATATATAAAGTAAAAGATAAAACTGGTTTCCGCGGTGGTCCATCCTATTATATGGAAAAAGGGTTGAATAAACGTTGGATGGGAGTATTATTCTCTATTTTAATCACAATTACTTTTGGACTTGTATTCAATTCAGTACAATCAAATACAGTTACAATTGCTTTTCAAAACTCATTTGGTACAGATCGTCTAACAGTTGGGATAATCATGGCCATTGCTTTCGCTGCGATTATTTTTGGTGGTGTACAACGTATTGCAAAAATGGCTGAATACAAGGTGGTATTTTTAGCGGTATTATACATTGGAGTTGCATTATTTGTTGTAGTTACCAACATATCAAAAATGCCGGAAGTTCTTTCTCTTATTGTTCAAAACGCATTTGGTTTTAAACAAATAGCAGGCGGTTCAATTGGTGCAGCACTTATGAATGGAGTTAAACGCGGTTTATTCTCAAATGAAGCTGGTATGGGAAGTGCACCAAACGTTGCTGCAACAGCAACAACAAGTCATCCGGTGAAACAAGGACTGATTCAAGCATTTGGTGTATTAACGGATACACTAATCATTTGTACTAGCACCGCCTTTATTATTTTGCTGTCTGATGCATATAAACAACCGGGGTTAAATGGTATTGCACTTACACAAGCAGCATTAAGTGAACACATAGGCCCTTGGGCATCGGGTTGTCTTGCTATCTTTGTTTTTTTATTTGGATTTGGTGCGTTAATTGGCAACTATTATTATGGTGAAACAAACATTCGCTTCTTACATACAAGTAAAGTGTGGTTAATGATATACAGAATAAGTGTGTTGGCTATGATTGTATTTGGTTCTGTTGCAAAGATTCAAATTGTATGGGATTTAGCGGACTTATTTATGGGCTTTATGGTTATTATTAATTTAATTGCTATTACCTTACTTTCAAAAGTAGCATTTGCGGCGTTACAAGATTATATAAACCAGAAAAAAGCTGGTAAAGATCCTATTTTTTATAAAGAAAACATTAAAGGACTTGAAAATATTGAATGTTGGGATAGTTATGAGAAAACTTCAAAAAAGAAAAGTGTGTAA
- a CDS encoding spore germination protein — protein MSWWKSRDKQVKKNNIQSKTKQEHKPSQNAIVHFTNDFASNLELIKQQIGHNSDVRFRKFNIGRTDIQAGIVFVDGLSDKEIIDKHIMKLLMDDFSDEYKNETSYVEGTVSKEYIKNKVLTISEVAEVHYIKDLIPKVLIGSTVLLIDGLADVFILGTTKANKRNIEEPVSEALVRGPRVGFTEVLSDNTSLLRRHCADESLSLVKLPVGERAKKELVVAFIRDLASTELVDEVKNRIQKIDIDSVLESGYIEQLIEDNYLSPFPQIQNTERPDRVISALMEGRVAILLDGTPFVLIAPVTFSMLLQSPEDYYERWLPGTLLRLLRFMTAFVSLFAPALYISFISFHPGLIPTKLAISIIGSREGVPFPALIEALIMEVAIEVLREAGLRLPKPIGPAMGIVGGLIIGQAAVEAGIVSPIMVIVVAVTAISSFTIPQYSVGITLRILRFVAMFCAAIFGLYGVILFFLLLCSHLVKLKSFGVPYTSPAVPYRFSDWKDFMVRMPLKIMRRRPKIMHTQKNIRKR, from the coding sequence ATGAGTTGGTGGAAGTCAAGAGACAAACAAGTGAAAAAAAATAATATTCAAAGTAAAACGAAACAAGAGCATAAACCTTCTCAAAATGCAATCGTTCATTTCACAAATGATTTTGCCTCTAACTTAGAACTTATAAAGCAACAAATCGGACATAATTCTGATGTTCGCTTTCGGAAGTTTAATATTGGACGCACAGATATTCAGGCTGGGATCGTTTTTGTTGATGGCCTATCAGATAAAGAGATAATTGACAAACATATTATGAAATTACTAATGGATGATTTTTCTGATGAATATAAAAATGAAACTTCTTATGTGGAGGGGACTGTTTCAAAAGAATATATTAAAAATAAAGTTCTTACAATTAGTGAAGTAGCAGAAGTCCATTACATAAAAGATTTAATACCCAAAGTATTGATAGGTTCAACAGTTCTTTTAATTGATGGTTTAGCAGATGTGTTTATTCTTGGTACAACAAAAGCAAATAAACGAAACATTGAAGAACCAGTATCGGAGGCATTAGTCAGAGGGCCACGGGTCGGTTTTACTGAAGTATTAAGTGATAATACCTCACTTTTGCGACGACATTGTGCGGATGAGAGCTTATCATTAGTAAAGCTACCAGTAGGAGAACGTGCAAAGAAAGAGTTAGTTGTCGCATTTATTAGAGATCTTGCTAGTACAGAATTGGTGGATGAAGTAAAAAACAGAATTCAGAAAATTGACATAGACAGTGTACTCGAATCTGGTTATATAGAGCAACTCATTGAAGATAATTATCTAAGTCCTTTTCCACAGATTCAAAATACAGAACGACCTGATCGTGTTATTAGTGCTTTAATGGAAGGTCGAGTAGCTATTTTGTTAGATGGAACACCATTTGTTTTAATTGCTCCAGTTACATTTAGTATGCTGCTGCAATCACCAGAAGATTATTATGAAAGGTGGCTTCCTGGTACGCTTCTCCGCTTATTACGCTTCATGACAGCTTTTGTTTCATTATTTGCTCCAGCACTGTATATTTCTTTTATTTCATTTCATCCAGGATTAATTCCCACTAAGCTCGCTATTTCTATTATCGGATCGCGAGAAGGAGTTCCTTTTCCCGCTTTAATAGAAGCGTTAATTATGGAAGTAGCTATCGAAGTTTTGCGAGAAGCAGGTTTACGTCTGCCTAAACCGATTGGACCTGCAATGGGAATTGTGGGCGGTTTAATAATTGGTCAAGCTGCCGTAGAAGCAGGAATTGTTAGTCCAATAATGGTTATCGTTGTTGCGGTAACAGCTATTTCTTCTTTTACTATTCCACAATATAGTGTAGGAATTACGTTACGCATTCTTCGTTTTGTAGCTATGTTTTGTGCTGCGATATTTGGTTTGTATGGAGTTATTCTCTTCTTTCTTTTACTTTGCAGTCATTTAGTGAAACTGAAAAGTTTTGGCGTTCCTTATACCAGTCCTGCTGTTCCATATCGATTCAGTGACTGGAAAGATTTTATGGTTCGCATGCCATTAAAAATAATGAGACGTCGACCAAAAATAATGCATACCCAAAAAAATATCCGCAAAAGGTAG